In Panacibacter ginsenosidivorans, the following proteins share a genomic window:
- a CDS encoding NAD(P)/FAD-dependent oxidoreductase — MKVDYLIIGQGICGTFLSYYLKQQDKTVLVIDELQPFSSTKVASGVINPVTGRRVVTTWMIETLLPFAWESYSSIGKELNETIIEQKNTISFAPSYQMKETYEKRMSEKDSYINSAGDNQQYKTFFNYLFGCYSIEPTYLINLHPLLKGWRKKLFDSDGLLEESFDISMLGVHEDHVTYKNITAQKVIFCNGISTFEYTYWQNLPYVYNKGQALIADIPGLPQTNIYKYGALSAVPWYDGLWWVGSSYENEFETTEPTAVFREGMIKELNSILNIPFTIIDQVASLRPATLERRPFVGLHPQHNSIGIFNGMGTKGCSLAPYFAKQFADHLTHNQPLDALADIKRFNRILMEK; from the coding sequence ATGAAAGTTGATTACTTAATAATAGGCCAGGGTATCTGCGGTACATTCCTCAGTTATTATTTAAAGCAGCAAGACAAAACTGTTTTGGTTATTGATGAACTACAACCATTCTCGTCAACAAAAGTTGCCAGTGGTGTTATTAATCCTGTAACTGGCAGACGTGTAGTAACCACGTGGATGATAGAAACATTATTGCCATTTGCATGGGAATCTTACAGCAGCATTGGAAAAGAATTGAACGAAACAATTATTGAACAAAAGAACACCATCAGCTTTGCGCCGTCTTACCAAATGAAAGAAACCTATGAAAAGCGCATGAGTGAAAAAGATTCTTATATCAACAGTGCAGGGGATAATCAGCAATATAAAACATTCTTCAATTATTTATTTGGATGTTACAGCATCGAGCCAACTTATCTTATTAACCTGCACCCATTATTAAAAGGTTGGCGTAAAAAATTGTTTGATAGCGATGGTTTATTGGAAGAGAGTTTCGATATTTCAATGCTAGGTGTACATGAAGATCATGTAACCTATAAAAATATTACTGCTCAAAAAGTTATCTTTTGTAATGGCATCAGCACATTTGAATATACTTATTGGCAAAATCTTCCTTACGTATACAATAAAGGGCAAGCTTTAATTGCAGATATTCCCGGTTTACCACAAACAAATATTTACAAATATGGTGCATTGTCTGCTGTACCATGGTATGATGGATTATGGTGGGTGGGAAGTAGTTATGAAAATGAATTTGAGACAACAGAGCCAACGGCAGTATTCAGAGAAGGAATGATCAAAGAATTGAATAGCATACTTAATATTCCATTCACTATAATTGATCAAGTTGCATCATTGCGGCCTGCTACACTGGAACGCAGGCCATTTGTGGGTTTGCATCCACAGCATAACAGCATAGGCATCTTCAATGGCATGGGAACAAAAGGTTGTTCGCTGGCTCCTTATTTTGCAAAGCAATTTGCAGATCATCTTACACATAACCAACCACTGGACGCACTTGCTGACATAAAACGGTTCAACAGGATTCTTATGGAAAAATAG
- a CDS encoding M4 family metallopeptidase, protein MKRLLGAAIYIFCCGLFTQAQKVTRLEAGDKGLHPSLIEFSSTNAPVFKKGNVVIVNNNDLKSSVSANTILLNADTDDLGFEHYRYQQILNGIPIENAIYILHIKTGKVLSENGRWIKNIPLNSIRIPGIAEADALKIALKKVNAQHYKWEDNEENTPAKATTEDESITLYPKAKLVYYASEDDATALHLAYKFDIYAKEPLSRQLIYIDAQTGAVLSTKELIETIDTEGKASTVYNGIQTVKTTLNNRVYSLKETTRGNGIITLNLQNRTVYTTAVDFTDADNNWNNVNAVKDQYATDAHWGAEKTYDFYLQNFKRNSIDNKGFALKSYVHYNKNYFNAFWDGSVMTYGDGNAFYGNKPLTALDICGHEITHGLTSYTADLNYGKESGALNEGFSDIFGTAIEWFARPVKKDWLIGSDFYTLRSMSNPNAYNQPDTYKGIYWYTGNNDNGGVHTNSGVLNYWFYLLSNGGNGTNDKAFSFKVTGIGMQKAQAIAYRTLVTYLVPTSVYKDARIYSIKSAEDLFGKGSNEVSQTIKAWDAVGVTENVTGIVYATNVPHVNAGIAEEVKVKKLYPNPTQNYLIIEFTDNKPGTRNAAIYDISGKLIYDRYIKTVQGNNRLQINLPSLVDGTYVLKVDNVHSGIFSVKH, encoded by the coding sequence ATGAAGAGACTGCTTGGGGCAGCCATATATATTTTCTGTTGCGGCCTTTTTACACAAGCGCAAAAAGTAACCAGGCTGGAAGCCGGCGATAAAGGTTTACATCCCTCACTTATTGAATTCTCTTCCACCAATGCACCGGTTTTCAAAAAAGGAAATGTTGTAATAGTTAATAATAATGATCTTAAATCAAGTGTTTCCGCTAATACGATTCTTTTGAATGCTGACACAGATGATCTTGGCTTTGAACATTATCGTTACCAGCAAATCCTCAATGGCATTCCTATAGAAAATGCCATTTATATACTACATATAAAAACAGGAAAGGTATTATCTGAAAATGGCAGGTGGATAAAAAATATTCCTTTGAATTCCATCCGCATACCAGGCATTGCAGAAGCAGATGCATTAAAAATTGCTCTAAAGAAAGTAAATGCACAGCATTATAAATGGGAAGACAACGAAGAAAATACACCTGCAAAAGCAACAACTGAAGATGAGTCAATAACATTGTACCCAAAAGCAAAATTGGTTTATTATGCATCTGAAGATGATGCAACGGCATTACATCTTGCATATAAATTTGATATTTACGCAAAAGAGCCGCTGAGCAGGCAGCTAATATATATAGATGCACAAACCGGTGCGGTTCTTAGCACAAAAGAATTAATCGAAACGATTGACACGGAAGGAAAAGCCAGCACAGTTTATAACGGTATACAAACCGTAAAAACAACATTAAACAATCGTGTATACTCACTCAAAGAAACTACAAGAGGTAATGGCATCATTACACTGAACCTGCAGAATAGAACTGTTTATACAACCGCAGTAGATTTTACTGATGCAGACAATAACTGGAATAATGTAAATGCTGTAAAAGACCAATATGCAACAGATGCACACTGGGGCGCCGAGAAAACCTATGATTTTTACCTGCAAAATTTTAAACGCAACAGTATCGACAATAAAGGTTTCGCATTGAAGAGCTATGTACATTACAACAAAAATTACTTCAACGCCTTTTGGGATGGCAGTGTAATGACTTACGGTGATGGAAATGCTTTTTATGGTAATAAACCTCTCACAGCTCTCGATATATGCGGGCACGAAATAACACATGGTCTTACTTCATATACCGCAGATCTTAATTATGGCAAAGAATCCGGTGCGCTCAATGAAGGCTTCAGCGATATTTTTGGCACTGCCATAGAATGGTTTGCAAGGCCAGTAAAAAAAGACTGGCTTATAGGAAGCGATTTTTATACACTACGTTCTATGAGCAATCCAAATGCTTACAATCAACCAGACACTTACAAAGGCATTTACTGGTATACAGGCAACAATGATAATGGTGGTGTACATACTAACAGCGGTGTACTTAATTATTGGTTTTATCTTTTATCGAATGGTGGTAATGGCACAAATGATAAAGCATTCTCTTTTAAAGTTACAGGTATCGGTATGCAGAAAGCACAGGCAATTGCATATCGCACATTGGTTACTTACCTTGTTCCAACTTCTGTTTATAAAGATGCAAGGATTTATTCTATAAAATCGGCTGAAGATCTTTTTGGTAAAGGCTCAAATGAAGTATCGCAAACCATAAAAGCATGGGACGCTGTAGGCGTGACGGAGAATGTAACAGGTATTGTGTATGCAACAAATGTACCGCATGTAAATGCTGGTATTGCAGAAGAGGTTAAAGTAAAGAAACTCTATCCCAATCCAACACAAAATTATCTTATCATAGAATTTACCGATAACAAACCGGGAACAAGGAACGCGGCTATTTACGACATCAGCGGAAAATTAATTTACGATAGATATATAAAGACAGTGCAAGGAAACAACCGGTTACAGATCAATCTGCCTTCCTTAGTGGATGGCACATATGTTTTAAAGGTTGATAATGTGCATTCAGGGATATTCTCTGTTAAACATTGA
- a CDS encoding ATP-binding cassette domain-containing protein, with product MTTCIKKDTLLKAENINLSYDDKIILRDINFCIKDIVRPDVKQGEVVSLIGRSGIGKTQLFKILSGLQKPTSGTVKLHNNETVKAGVMGVIFQNYYLFEWRTVYQSLLLASKQNTALKGREKETIEQYAADFNLKDELKKYPRQLSGGQRQRASIIQQLLKGSDFLLLDESFSGLDVCMWDKVTDLLLQVSISDEFKTLIIVSHDIAT from the coding sequence ATGACAACATGTATTAAAAAAGACACATTATTAAAAGCAGAGAATATCAATCTCTCTTATGATGATAAAATTATTTTAAGAGACATCAACTTTTGTATCAAAGACATTGTACGTCCGGATGTAAAACAAGGAGAGGTTGTTTCTCTGATTGGAAGAAGCGGTATTGGAAAAACACAATTGTTTAAAATACTTTCTGGTCTGCAAAAGCCAACATCGGGCACTGTGAAATTACATAACAACGAAACAGTAAAAGCTGGTGTCATGGGCGTGATATTCCAGAACTATTATTTGTTTGAATGGAGAACAGTATATCAATCATTATTACTTGCATCAAAACAAAATACTGCATTAAAAGGAAGAGAAAAGGAAACCATAGAGCAATATGCTGCAGACTTTAATTTAAAAGATGAGTTAAAAAAATACCCGCGGCAATTATCTGGTGGACAAAGACAAAGAGCAAGCATTATTCAACAGTTACTGAAAGGTTCAGATTTCTTATTACTTGATGAGTCATTCTCTGGTCTCGATGTTTGTATGTGGGATAAAGTAACAGACCTGTTATTACAGGTTTCCATTTCAGATGAATTTAAGACACTCATCATTGTTTCTCATGATATTGCAACATAA
- a CDS encoding SPFH domain-containing protein, translated as MNAYDFITGYWWVLVIVLSLLFYKFILRVFFGMVMVPENKIGLVTKKFVLVGANRELPDGRIIATKGEAGFQAKTLAPGLYWGMWPWQFGVDMIAFTVIPEGKIGLVLSKDGAEIPTGRILARKVDSDNFQDAQKFLDNGGQRGRQTAYITAGSYRINSFLFDVTIADQVIINENMVGIITSLDGQPIPQGQIAGSNVEGHNNFQDIDTFMNNGGCRGLQPQVILAGSYYINPWAVQIEENPMTDVPIGHVGVVISYIGEDGKDLTGESFKHGNIVSKGFRGVWMEPLGPGKYPINKYTMKVELVPTTNLVLNWANARSEAHMLDKNLSTITVRSKDGFPFNLDVAQIIHIPATEAPKVIARFGSMGNLVSQVLEPTIGNYFRNSAQDSDVISFLSTRKERQSSAKEHIKAVLDDYNVNAVDTLIGDIVPPEALMKTLTDRKIAQEEEKTYETQRMAQEKRQGKEKETAIAEMQKEIVKAQQSVEISQRTADATVKKAEGDATSLKLQVDAEATATKMRANAEAEATKMRAAAQAEATKLNASADAERISKTGLAEAEKIMAVGKSTAEAYELQVKAMGGDNFTKYKITEEIGKGNIKIIPDLIVSGGNGSDGSLSGLMGLQLLQMIQEKKANKEESKN; from the coding sequence ATGAACGCTTACGATTTTATTACAGGTTACTGGTGGGTACTGGTGATCGTTTTATCACTACTATTTTACAAATTTATATTGCGTGTTTTCTTTGGTATGGTGATGGTGCCTGAAAACAAAATTGGTCTTGTTACAAAAAAATTCGTGCTTGTTGGTGCTAACCGTGAGTTGCCTGACGGTCGCATCATTGCAACAAAAGGTGAAGCAGGCTTCCAGGCTAAAACCCTTGCTCCTGGATTGTATTGGGGTATGTGGCCATGGCAGTTTGGAGTAGACATGATCGCTTTCACTGTTATTCCGGAAGGCAAGATTGGATTGGTGTTGAGTAAGGACGGTGCTGAAATTCCAACGGGTAGAATTCTTGCCCGTAAAGTTGACAGCGATAATTTCCAGGATGCTCAAAAGTTCCTGGACAATGGTGGCCAGCGTGGCCGGCAAACGGCATACATCACTGCAGGTTCTTATCGTATCAATAGTTTTTTATTTGATGTAACAATTGCAGACCAGGTTATCATTAATGAAAATATGGTGGGCATCATTACTTCCCTGGATGGTCAACCAATTCCACAAGGGCAGATCGCCGGTAGTAATGTTGAAGGCCATAACAACTTCCAGGATATTGATACTTTCATGAATAATGGTGGTTGCCGTGGATTACAGCCGCAGGTAATATTAGCAGGTAGTTATTATATCAATCCATGGGCAGTACAGATAGAAGAGAACCCGATGACTGATGTGCCTATTGGTCATGTTGGAGTCGTGATTAGTTATATTGGTGAAGACGGTAAAGACCTTACCGGCGAAAGTTTTAAACACGGTAACATTGTAAGTAAAGGTTTTCGCGGAGTTTGGATGGAGCCACTGGGACCCGGTAAATATCCGATCAACAAATACACGATGAAGGTGGAATTGGTGCCAACAACAAACCTTGTATTAAATTGGGCAAATGCAAGAAGCGAAGCACATATGCTTGACAAAAACTTGTCTACCATTACCGTGCGCAGTAAAGATGGTTTCCCTTTCAATCTTGATGTGGCGCAGATCATTCATATTCCTGCAACTGAAGCTCCAAAAGTTATTGCCCGTTTTGGTAGTATGGGCAATCTTGTATCACAAGTGCTAGAACCAACCATTGGTAACTATTTCAGAAATTCTGCACAGGATAGTGATGTGATCAGTTTCTTAAGTACCCGTAAAGAAAGACAGAGTTCTGCAAAAGAACATATTAAAGCGGTACTCGATGATTACAATGTAAATGCAGTTGATACTTTGATCGGTGACATCGTTCCACCTGAAGCATTGATGAAAACGCTGACTGACAGAAAAATCGCACAGGAAGAAGAAAAAACTTATGAGACACAGCGCATGGCACAGGAAAAGCGCCAGGGTAAAGAAAAGGAAACAGCCATTGCTGAAATGCAGAAAGAAATTGTAAAGGCACAACAAAGTGTAGAAATTTCTCAGCGCACTGCAGATGCAACGGTAAAAAAAGCAGAAGGTGATGCAACAAGTTTAAAACTTCAGGTTGATGCAGAAGCAACCGCAACAAAGATGCGGGCAAATGCAGAAGCAGAAGCTACAAAAATGAGAGCCGCTGCACAGGCAGAAGCCACAAAACTCAATGCCAGTGCTGATGCAGAGCGAATCAGTAAAACCGGCTTGGCAGAAGCAGAAAAAATTATGGCTGTCGGTAAATCAACTGCAGAAGCTTATGAGTTGCAGGTGAAAGCAATGGGTGGGGATAACTTTACCAAATACAAGATCACTGAAGAAATTGGCAAAGGCAACATAAAAATTATTCCTGATCTTATTGTTAGTGGCGGCAACGGCAGCGATGGAAGTTTGAGTGGTTTAATGGGCTTGCAATTACTGCAAATGATACAGGAAAAGAAAGCAAACAAAGAAGAGAGTAAAAATTAA